The Mesorhizobium sp. AR10 genome includes the window CCCGATGGTGCCTGGCATCGCAAATAGGCGAAGCTTGCTAATGGCGGTGTACATCGGGACCAGCTTGGCCGGGTCATCCAGGCGTTCCTGGACCAGTCCGTCAGCATAGGCCCTCGATGCTTGGTCGATGAACTCGCCGAACAGCCGCTCGCGACGCGAGGCCTCCTGCTCGAGCCGTTGCATACGATTCTGACGATGCTGGGTGAGCCAGCTCGTGGCGACGGATGACAAAGCGCCAATGGCGGAACCGGCCAGTGCGGAGACCGCGGTGATGGTTGCTGGCTCCATAGTTATGCGAACCTTTTTGAACTTTCCGGTCGGGCGCCGGCCTGTTGGAGGAGTTGATCCTTGCCGAGTCGAAGCTCTCCCTTGCGGTCGCGGAAAAGGAGGTGAGGTCGGCTGCTCCGCTTCCCGGCCTCATAGCTCGTGGTCTCGTTCAAATTTGTCATGGTGCTCATCAGGCCAGCGTGAAACTTCGAAGAAACTGCTCGCCACCAAGCACGATGAAGGACAAAACGGTCATCAGCAGGCCGCGGTGGAAGCGCGTCTGCTTGATGGTCCGGACACGCGAGGTCTTCAGCAATTCGGTGGCCAGCACCGAGGTCCAATCGGACTTCAACGCCTGATGGACCAGGGCACGGACATCAGCGAAGGAGCCGGGGTCGACATAGTAGACCGGCGCGACGGCGGAAGCCCCGGACACCTTGCCATTGAATTCCTTTTCCGCGCGCATCCGGCTCGGATAAAGCACGTGGCCGAACTGCATGATCGGCAATGATCACGATCCCCCAAACGACCGCATAAAACAGCGGCCCGATTGGCGCATGGATCGGCAAGAGATCGCCGAACCGCAGCACTAGGTTGAGGGCGAGGATGTAGCCCACGCCGACGATCTGGGCCCTCGTGTCATAGGAGCGCGCCGCCGATTGCGCTTCCTGCAGCGCTGAGAGCAGCATCTTGTCGACATACTCGCGGGCGGTCTCACCTGGTCCGGCGTACATCGTGGCATCCGATCCGAAGTAGCGGTGAAGGAGAGAGGACGACGTTTCCGGCATGCCGATCCCCTTCTCAGTGCTGAAGTGCGAGAATGGGCGCAGCAATCGCATCCGGCTCGGGCGATGCCGTCGGCTCGTCCTTCTCCCGGATATGATTGACGGCGACATAGAGGGCCGGGAGGAAGACCAGGGTCAGCACCGTGGCCACGGCGAGCCCGCCGACAATGGCGTAGGCCATCGGCCCCCAGAACACATCGTGCATGATGGGGATCATGCCAAGGATGGCTGCAGCCGCGGTCAGCATGATCGGCCGGAACCTGTGCGTGGTCGCGTCGATCACCGCCTGCCACGCATCGATGCCGCGCGCCCGCTCATGCTCGATTTGATCGACGAGGATAACGGAGTTGCGGATGATCATGCCTGCAAGTGCGATGATCCCGAGGATAGCGATGAAACCCATCGGCGTGCTCGTGGTCAGCAGCGCAATCGCGACCCCGATGAGGCCGAGCGGCGCCACGCTGATCACCATCGCCATCCGGCGGAAGCTGCCTAGCTGCACGATGAGTACGGTAAGCATCAGCGTGATCATCAGCGGAAATTGGGCCAGTAGCGCGGCGTTGCTTTGGCCGCTCTTCTCGACCGTGCCGCCGGTTTCCAGCAGAGTGCCCGCCGGCAGCGACTTCGTGTACTCTTGGATCGTGCCTGCGAGTCGCTCGTGAATAGAAGCGGGCTGCAGCCCCGGCAGCGGCTCAGCTTGGACTGTGATGGTGGGTAGGCGATCGCGACGCCAGACATAGCCGTCGTCGAGATCATACTGGAACTCGGCAAGCTCGCGCAGGGGTACCGAGGCGCCTGTCGGAGTGGGGATTTGAAGATTGCGTAAGGCCTCAACGGTGGAGCGCTCGCTGCTCTCGGCCCGGGCCACGACATCGACCAGATAGATCGAGTCGCGAAGCTGGGTGACCGTCGAGCCGCTGATCACCCGGTCAAGCGCCTGCGCGAGCTGTTCCGAGCTTAGGCCGGCCTGACGCACGCGATCCTGATCGACCACGATGCGCAGCTCCTTGCTCTTCTCGGCCCAATCGTAGTTGACGTTGTGCACGAGGCCGGATGACCGAAGAATCTTTGCGAGCTCCTCCGCGCGGTCCCTTGCCTCATCGGTCGTCGGCGCGCTCACGCGGTATTGCACCGGCCAGCCGACGGGCGGGCCAAGCTCCAGGCGCGAGATGCGGGCCCTCACGTCCGGGAAGCTGTCGGCAAACAGCGACTCGAGCCTCGCCTGGACGCGGTCTCGCGCCTCGAGGTCTTTCGCGACGACCACGGTCTCCGCCAAGAAGGCGTTGTCGAGCTGGACGTCGAGCGGCAGGTAGAAGCGGATGGCGCCGCCGCCCACATAGGAAGAGAAGGCGGCGATGTCCGGGTCGCTGGCAAGCGACTCTTCCAGCCGCTTCGTTTCGGTCTCGGTCGCCGCGATCGAGGCATTTTTCGGCAGCGTCATCGTTACCACAAGCTCGGGCCGGTTCGACGCGGGGAAGAATTGCTGCTGCACGAAACCCATGCCGTAGAGGGAGGCACTGAAGGCAGCAAGCGAGGCGGCGATGGTGAGCCAGCGGTGCCGCATGCTGAAACCGAGCAAGCCAATGAAAGCGCGCATGAAGCGGCCAGGCCCATGAGTGCCATGCGCCTTCATGCGGGAAGGCAACAAGGAAAGGCCGATTACCGGCGCGAAGATCACGGCCACGAACCAGGAGGCCACGAGCGCAACCGCGATGACCGCAAACAGCGAAAACGTATACTGTCCGGTGTTGTTGTCGGCGAATCCTATTGGCAGGAAGCCGAGGATGGTGATCAGAGTTCCCGATAACATGGGGAAGGCGGTAGAAGTATAGGCGAAGGTAGCCGCCTTGATTTTTTCCATGCCTTCCTCGATCTTCGAGATCATCATTTCGATGGTGATCATCGCATCATCCACCAGTAGGCCGAGCGAGATGATGAGCGCGCCAAGCGAGATGCGTTGCAAGCTGATGCCCATCGCTTCCATGGCGATAAAGACGATGGCAAGCACCAGTGGGATCGACAGGGCAACCACGAGCCCTGCCCTGAAGCCGAGGCTGAGAAAGCTGACAGCGAGCACGATGACGATCGCCTCGAACAGCGCCTTGGTGAATTCACCGATGGCTTCGCGCACGACCTCGGGCTGGTCCGAAACCAGGTTGAGCTTGATGCCGACGGGAAAGCGCTGCATCAGTCGCTCGGCCGCCTCGTGCAGGCCTTCACCAAAGTCGAGGTTATTGCCGCCCTCGCGCATGTTCACGCCGATGCCGATGGCCGGCTTGCCGTTGACGCGGAACATCTTCGTGGGCGGGTCGCTGTAACCGCGCTGAACCTTGGCGATGTCAGTGAGTTTGTAGAAGCGCCCATCGATCCAGAGGTTGAGGTTGG containing:
- a CDS encoding efflux RND transporter permease subunit, with protein sequence MTRFNLSEWAVHNRAIVVFLMLVCVIGGISAYERLGRQEDPDFTVQTMVVQAVWPGATAADMLTQVTDRLEKKLEETPKLDYLKSYTKPGQATIFVYLKESTPKGELDDIWYQVRKKVSDVQATLPPGVIGPFFNDEFGDVFGVIYGITYDGFAPREARDFAETARTEFLRSSDVGKVEIFGDQDEKIYLSFSPQKLANLKLNLDEVLTAIARQNAVVPSGVINTPHENMLVDVTGSLLTPESVANLNLWIDGRFYKLTDIAKVQRGYSDPPTKMFRVNGKPAIGIGVNMREGGNNLDFGEGLHEAAERLMQRFPVGIKLNLVSDQPEVVREAIGEFTKALFEAIVIVLAVSFLSLGFRAGLVVALSIPLVLAIVFIAMEAMGISLQRISLGALIISLGLLVDDAMITIEMMISKIEEGMEKIKAATFAYTSTAFPMLSGTLITILGFLPIGFADNNTGQYTFSLFAVIAVALVASWFVAVIFAPVIGLSLLPSRMKAHGTHGPGRFMRAFIGLLGFSMRHRWLTIAASLAAFSASLYGMGFVQQQFFPASNRPELVVTMTLPKNASIAATETETKRLEESLASDPDIAAFSSYVGGGAIRFYLPLDVQLDNAFLAETVVVAKDLEARDRVQARLESLFADSFPDVRARISRLELGPPVGWPVQYRVSAPTTDEARDRAEELAKILRSSGLVHNVNYDWAEKSKELRIVVDQDRVRQAGLSSEQLAQALDRVISGSTVTQLRDSIYLVDVVARAESSERSTVEALRNLQIPTPTGASVPLRELAEFQYDLDDGYVWRRDRLPTITVQAEPLPGLQPASIHERLAGTIQEYTKSLPAGTLLETGGTVEKSGQSNAALLAQFPLMITLMLTVLIVQLGSFRRMAMVISVAPLGLIGVAIALLTTSTPMGFIAILGIIALAGMIIRNSVILVDQIEHERARGIDAWQAVIDATTHRFRPIMLTAAAAILGMIPIMHDVFWGPMAYAIVGGLAVATVLTLVFLPALYVAVNHIREKDEPTASPEPDAIAAPILALQH